One Quadrisphaera setariae DNA segment encodes these proteins:
- a CDS encoding sugar phosphate isomerase/epimerase family protein, with product MSHTPDARASSRASSQVSVQLYTVREALADDVAGTVSRLAELGFSAVEPFGPLALSDELAAALAEHDIAAPTMHQGFLGSDDDALDALFSAAAARGTRTVIDPFTPPDRWGTRGDVEAVAAELAAAAAVAARHGVRVGYHNHAHELQSDIDGTSAFEVLAQRLADVAPEVVLEVDTYWVAVGGHDPVELLRRLGDQVVALHLKDGPATADVLDQVALGQGSIPVADVVAAAPSALRVIELDDSRGDRFTAVADGLAFLREKGLA from the coding sequence GTGTCCCACACCCCTGACGCCCGAGCCAGCAGCCGAGCCAGCAGCCAGGTCTCCGTCCAGCTCTACACGGTGAGGGAGGCCCTCGCCGACGACGTCGCGGGCACGGTCTCCCGCCTCGCCGAGCTGGGGTTCTCCGCGGTGGAGCCCTTCGGGCCGCTGGCGCTGTCGGACGAGCTGGCCGCCGCCCTCGCCGAGCACGACATCGCCGCGCCGACCATGCACCAGGGCTTCCTCGGCAGCGACGACGACGCGCTCGACGCGCTGTTCTCCGCGGCCGCGGCCCGCGGCACCCGCACGGTCATCGACCCCTTCACCCCGCCGGACCGCTGGGGCACCCGGGGGGACGTCGAGGCCGTGGCCGCCGAGCTGGCTGCTGCCGCCGCCGTCGCCGCCCGCCACGGCGTGCGCGTCGGCTACCACAACCACGCCCACGAGCTGCAGAGCGACATCGACGGCACCTCGGCGTTCGAGGTGCTCGCGCAGCGCCTGGCCGACGTGGCCCCCGAGGTGGTCCTCGAGGTCGACACCTACTGGGTGGCGGTCGGTGGACACGACCCCGTGGAGCTCCTGCGGCGCCTGGGCGACCAGGTGGTGGCGCTGCACCTCAAGGACGGGCCCGCCACGGCGGACGTGCTCGACCAGGTGGCCCTCGGGCAGGGCTCGATCCCGGTGGCCGACGTGGTGGCCGCGGCCCCGTCCGCGCTGCGCGTCATCGAGCTCGACGACTCCCGCGGCGACCGGTTCACCGCCGTGGCCGACGGCCTGGCGTTCCTGCGCGAGAAGGGACTGGCATGA